DNA from Aliarcobacter skirrowii CCUG 10374:
CCAGTTCCTATAAAATCATCGCTTAACTCTTTTGGTCTTATAAATGGAATATCTGCCCCATAACTTCTAGCAATTTTTGCTATCTCTTCATCATCTGTTGAAACAATAACTTTAGAAAAAAGTTTTGATTTTATAGCAACCTCAATACTATAAGCAATAAGTGGTTTACCATGAAATAATTTTATATTTTTTTTGGGAATTCTTTTGCTTCCACCTCTTGCTGGAATTATTGCTACGCAATTAAACATTTAAAACCTCAAACAAAGTTTTAATAACATACTCTTGCTCTTCATTGCTTAAACTTGAGTACATAGGAAGAGAAAAGCACTCGTTATAGTATCTATTCATAATAGGTGTATCTTCGTTTCCATATCCAAGATATTTATAGTATGGCTGTTTATTTATAGGAATATAGTGAAGTTGAAGCCCTATATTTTTCTCTCTCATTTTGTTAAATAGTTCTATTTTTGAGATATTTAATTTTGAAAAATCAACTTTTACAACAAAAAGATGATAAGATGAGTTATTAGTAAAACTATAAAGTGGTTTTACAAAACTATTTAAAAAAGCTTTATCATACTTTAAAGCTATCTCTTTTCTTCTTTTTATAAAACTATCTAGTTTTTTTAATTGACTAATTCCCAAAGCAACCTGCATATCTGTGATTCTATAATTAAATCCTAAAGAGTGCATCTCGTAGTACCAAGGAGCAGTATCAGGAAATCTTTTTATTCCATGAGCTCTTAGCTCTAATAATTTTTCATAAATCTCTTTAGAGTTTGTGGTAACAGCTCCACCCTCTCCTGTTGTTATATGTTTTACTGGATGAAAAGATAAGATACTACAATCACTATTTTCACAGCTTCCTGCTTTTATATTTCCAAAACTTGCCCCTAAAGAGTGAGCACAATCTTCTAATATTTTTATATTGTAACTCTCTTTTAGATATTTTAATTTTTTTTGATTTACTATATTTCCACTAAAATTTACTACATATAAGGCTTTTATTGAACTATCTTTTTTAAGCTCTTCTTCACACAAATCTAAATCTATATTTCCATCTTCTTGTATATCTACAAAAATAGGAATTGCTTCAACATATAAAATACTATTTGATGTTGCTACAAAAGAGTTTGGAGTGGTTATTACTTTATCGCCTTTGTTTAATAAAACTAAAGAAGCTAAGTGAAGTGCAGCTGTTCCATTTGCTACAGCCACACAATATTTTGCATTTGTATATTTACAAAGCTCATCTTCAAACTCTTTTATTTTTGGACCAGTTGTCAAAAAATCTGATTTTAAAACTTCAACAACACTATTTATATCATCTTCATCAATGCTTTGTTTTCCATATGGAATAAAATCTATCATGATTTATCTACCATTTTCAAAAACTCTTCACTACTTAGCCATTTTGTGTTGTTTCCAGAGTTATACTCAAATCCTTGCTCTACAGGAACTCCCACTTCACCTAAAAGATTTTTTGAAAAATCTGCCCCACTTGTAAATTTAATAGTTGGTTTTATTACATAGTGATCATTAAACTCCAAAGTTAGATGACTATCATCTGCTGGACACATAATCTCATGAAGTTTCTCACCTGCTCTTATTCCAATAATTTTATGACTTAAATTTGGAGCTAATGCTTTTGCCATATCAACTATTTTCATAGATGGAATTTTTGGTACAAATATCTCTCCTCCTTGCATTCTTTCGAAATTTTTTAAGACAAAATTTACACCATCTTCAAGTGTTATAAAAAATCTTGTCATTCTCTCATCTGTTATTGGAAGCTCTTTTACACCTTCGCAGATTAATTTTTTGAAAAAAGGAACAACCGAACCCCTACTTCCTACAACATTTCCATATCTTACAACTGAAAATTTAATATCTTGATTTCCCACAAGATTATTAGCAGCAACAAAAAGCTTATCACTTGCTAACTTTGTAGCACCATATAGATTTACAGGATTTGCAGCTTTATCAGTTGAAAGGGCTATTACTCTTTTTACACCGTTTTCTAAGGCTGCTTCAATTACATTTTGAGCACCATCAATATTTGTTTTAATACATTCCATAGGATTATATTCAGCTATTGGAACATGTTTTAGTGCAGCTGCATGAATTATAAAATCAACATCCTTAGTAGCTTGTTTTAATCTTTGATTATCTCTTACATCCCCTATAAAATATCTCATACATTTAGCATTAAACTCTTGAGCCATCTCATACTGTTTTAACTCATCTCTACTAAAAATAATTATCTTATTTGGTCTATATTTTGATAATAAAATTTCTGTATATTTTTTACCAAAGCTTCCAGTTCCACCAGTTATAAGTATATTTTTACCATTAAACATAAAAAGCCTTATTTTAATATTTGAAGTAGATTCTATCAAATTTTTAATTTATTTAATATTTTATTTAATTATGTAATAATAAACTCAAATTTTACGGAAAAAGAGAAGATGAGAGAAGTAATACCTGAAAATATTTTAAAAATTCAAAAAAAACTTGCAACTTTACAAAAAGATTCAAGAAATTATAAAAAATATACAAAAATATTGGCAAAACATATAAAATCTCATACTATGCAACAAAGAGTAAAAGCCCATATAAAGGTAATTGAGACTATTCAAAATTTAAATAAAGAGTAAAAATATTGCAAATTGTAATATTTTTAAGAACTTTTAAAAAATTGTGCTAAGATTTCGGCATAAAAAGAAAAATCAAAAAACGAGGTAAAAATCATGGATGAAAATCAAAAAAAATCACTTGAACTTGCTATTAAACAAATAGACAAAGCTTTTGGAAAAGGTACGCTTATTAGATTAGGAGATAAAGAGGTAATTCCAACTGAAGCTATTAGTACAGGCTCACTTGGTCTTGATTTAGCTCTTGGTGTTGGAGGTTTACCAAAAGGAAGAGTCATTGAAATCTATGGACCTGAAAGTTCTGGAAAAACAACTTTAACACTTCACGCAATTGCAGAAGCTCAAAAAGCGGGTGGAGTTTGTGCATTTATAGATGCTGAGCATGCTTTAGATGTAAAATATGCAAGAGATATTGGAGTTGATACAGACAATTTACTTGTTTCCCAACCTGATTTTGGAGAGCAAGCTTTAGAGATACTTGAAACTGTTATTAGAAGTGGTGCTGTTGATTTAGTTGTTGTGGACTCAGTTGCTGCCTTAACACCAAAAGTAGAAATTGATGGTGATATGGATGATCAGCAAGTTGGAGTTCAAGCTAGACTTATGAGTAAAGCTTTAAGAAAAATAACTGGACTTTTAAGCAAAATGAACTGTACAGTAATTTTTATTAACCAAATAAGAATGAAAATTGGAATGACAGGATATGGAAGCCCAGAGACAACAACAGGTGGAAATGCTTTAAAATTCTACTCATCAGTAAGACTTGATATTAGAAGAATTGCAACTTTAAAACAGGGCGAGAACTCAATTGGAAATAGAGTAAAAGTAAAAGTTGTAAAAAATAAAGTTGCTGCTCCATTTAAACAAGCTGAGTTTGATATTATGTTTGGAGAAGGTATCTCAAAAACTGGTGAGCTTGTTGATTATGGTGTTAAACT
Protein-coding regions in this window:
- the pseC gene encoding UDP-4-amino-4,6-dideoxy-N-acetyl-beta-L-altrosamine transaminase, which encodes MIDFIPYGKQSIDEDDINSVVEVLKSDFLTTGPKIKEFEDELCKYTNAKYCVAVANGTAALHLASLVLLNKGDKVITTPNSFVATSNSILYVEAIPIFVDIQEDGNIDLDLCEEELKKDSSIKALYVVNFSGNIVNQKKLKYLKESYNIKILEDCAHSLGASFGNIKAGSCENSDCSILSFHPVKHITTGEGGAVTTNSKEIYEKLLELRAHGIKRFPDTAPWYYEMHSLGFNYRITDMQVALGISQLKKLDSFIKRRKEIALKYDKAFLNSFVKPLYSFTNNSSYHLFVVKVDFSKLNISKIELFNKMREKNIGLQLHYIPINKQPYYKYLGYGNEDTPIMNRYYNECFSLPMYSSLSNEEQEYVIKTLFEVLNV
- the recA gene encoding recombinase RecA: MDENQKKSLELAIKQIDKAFGKGTLIRLGDKEVIPTEAISTGSLGLDLALGVGGLPKGRVIEIYGPESSGKTTLTLHAIAEAQKAGGVCAFIDAEHALDVKYARDIGVDTDNLLVSQPDFGEQALEILETVIRSGAVDLVVVDSVAALTPKVEIDGDMDDQQVGVQARLMSKALRKITGLLSKMNCTVIFINQIRMKIGMTGYGSPETTTGGNALKFYSSVRLDIRRIATLKQGENSIGNRVKVKVVKNKVAAPFKQAEFDIMFGEGISKTGELVDYGVKLDIIDKAGAWFSYGDTKIGQGRENSKVFLRDNPAIAKEIEDKILNSMGINDAIITGSDDSEEDSSSLED
- the pseB gene encoding UDP-N-acetylglucosamine 4,6-dehydratase (inverting) → MFNGKNILITGGTGSFGKKYTEILLSKYRPNKIIIFSRDELKQYEMAQEFNAKCMRYFIGDVRDNQRLKQATKDVDFIIHAAALKHVPIAEYNPMECIKTNIDGAQNVIEAALENGVKRVIALSTDKAANPVNLYGATKLASDKLFVAANNLVGNQDIKFSVVRYGNVVGSRGSVVPFFKKLICEGVKELPITDERMTRFFITLEDGVNFVLKNFERMQGGEIFVPKIPSMKIVDMAKALAPNLSHKIIGIRAGEKLHEIMCPADDSHLTLEFNDHYVIKPTIKFTSGADFSKNLLGEVGVPVEQGFEYNSGNNTKWLSSEEFLKMVDKS